In the Hordeum vulgare subsp. vulgare chromosome 7H, MorexV3_pseudomolecules_assembly, whole genome shotgun sequence genome, one interval contains:
- the LOC123408916 gene encoding uncharacterized protein LOC123408916, with the protein MGQPNRKRSLSSCAFGRHFDAKSVKYDFPWPPLCRCRRRRKQAPSPSPSPSPPPPLPLSPAPAAVRGAIKYRSMYSRRRLLSLLQNARLAPAGRLAAAPPSRSFSLPRAADGAASTAGSSDGHFSCKGSTYAAILIGQAAVVLGLSSNSVLAQDDSTAPAVTSEEADVNVTGLRRIEDGSVISNEHTIKWRMCTDKAREFFLQASISLSLPSSEPPFGINPFSEEKNLSTTL; encoded by the exons ATGGGCCAGCCCAATCGGAAGCGATCGCTCTCTTCCTGTGCGTTTGGTCGACATTTCGACGCAAAGAGCGTCAAATATGATTTTCCCTGGCCGCCTCTCTGCcgctgccgccgacgaagaaagcAAGCGCCGTCCCCGTCCCCgtccccgtcgccgccgccgccgctgccgctgtcGCCAGCCCCTGCCGCTGTTAGGGGGGCGATAAAATACCGGAGCATGTACTCGCGGCGGAGGCTGCTCTCGCTCCTGCAGAACGCTCGCCTCGCCCCCGCAGGTCgtctcgccgccgcgccgccttCGAGGAGCTTCAGCCTGCCCCGCGCGGCCGACGGCGCGGCCTCCACCGCAG GTTCCAGTGATGGTCACTTCAGTTGTAAGGGCTCAACATATGCCGCTATACTGATTGGGCAAGCAG CTGTTGTTCTTGGCCTGAGCAGCAACTCTGTATTGGCTCAGGATGATTCGACCGCTCCAGCAGTTACAAGTGAGGAAGCTGATGTAAATGTTACCGGCCTACGTCGTATTGAAGATGGTTCGGTGATCTCCAATGAACACACGATCAAATGGAGAATGTGCACCGATAAAGCACGAGAGTTTTTCCTGCAAGCAAGTATCTCATTATCATTACCTTCATCTGAACCACCTTTTGGCATTAATCCTTTTTCTGAGGAAAAAAATCTTAGTACTACATTATAG